From Cyanobacteria bacterium GSL.Bin1:
TCTCGTCAGGGTCAAAAAAGTCTGCCTATTATTAAACATCACTTGGAAGCGATGGGCTTAACGTTGCTGCAAAAAAGTAGTGAATACCCGCACCAAATTCCTGATTTAATTCGTAATTACCAAGATCAAGTTAACTTAGTGATTATCGGAGGCGGTGATGGCACACTTAACGCAGCAATTGCAGGCATTGTTGAGACACAATTACCTCTTGGCATTCTACCATTGGGCACCGCAAATGATTTAGCCCGAACGCTAGCCATCCCTTCTACTCTAGCAGAGGCTTGTCAAGTCATTGTGAACGGGAAACAGCAAGTGATTGATTTGGGAAAAGTCAATGAACAATACTTCTTTAATGTTGCAAGTTTGGGTTTAAGTGTTGATATTACCGATCAACTCACCAAACAGGCAAAACGGCGCTGGGGGATTTTAGCGTATGCCGCAACTGCTGTCAGAGTCTTATGGAAATCTCGCCCTTTCACGGCTCAAATTCATCATCGGGGAGAGGTGATTAAGGTCAAAACGGTGCAAATCGCGATTGGGAATGGTCGCCATTATGGCGGCGGGATGACCATTGTTCACGATGCCAAAATTCATGACCAACGCTTGGATTTATATAGTCTAGAAATTCGACATTGGTGGGAAATGATTAAGCTACTGCCGAATTTATGGTTAGGACGCTATCCGGCGAAAAAAGTCAGGTTATTAGAAGGACAAGAATTTTTGATTGAGACGAAAAAGCCGCGTTCGATCAATACAGATGGTGAAATTACTGCGGAAACCCCTGCCAAGTTTGAAGTGGT
This genomic window contains:
- a CDS encoding lipid kinase translates to MPSALLLVNPHSRQGQKSLPIIKHHLEAMGLTLLQKSSEYPHQIPDLIRNYQDQVNLVIIGGGDGTLNAAIAGIVETQLPLGILPLGTANDLARTLAIPSTLAEACQVIVNGKQQVIDLGKVNEQYFFNVASLGLSVDITDQLTKQAKRRWGILAYAATAVRVLWKSRPFTAQIHHRGEVIKVKTVQIAIGNGRHYGGGMTIVHDAKIHDQRLDLYSLEIRHWWEMIKLLPNLWLGRYPAKKVRLLEGQEFLIETKKPRSINTDGEITAETPAKFEVVPQALKVIIP